Proteins co-encoded in one Nicotiana sylvestris chromosome 7, ASM39365v2, whole genome shotgun sequence genomic window:
- the LOC104238131 gene encoding sorting nexin 2B isoform X3: MMGEEGRKEAMESLSLDDDEDDNKSTSKSYSNYRSAMTSLSDSHHPLSPSVVATPADSDPLLAPPETSSIQPPSPYADIVSNPLDASIVEELNGIQNPNDDSSNSTMPEIPPSLNLEYLNITVSDPHKEMESGSIVPGSNTYVTYLITTKTNLPDYVGSDFSVRRRFKDVVTLSDRLSEGYRGYFIPPRPDKSVVESQVMQKQEFVEQRRSALEKYLQKLASHPVIKKSDELRVFLQVDGKLPLPTTTDVASRVLDGAVKLPKQLFGGGSGGNVIGPQDVVQPAKGGRDLLRLFKELKQSVANDWGGSKSLVEEEDKDFLEKKEGLQNLELQLSNASKQAELLVKAQQDMGETIGELGLTFIKLTKFENERATLNSQRERAADMKNVATAAVKASRLYRELNSQTVKHLDILHEHLSLMLGIHHAFSDRSSALLTVQTLISELSSLNSKAEKLETTTSKIFGGDKSRVRKSEELKDAIRVTEDAKSCAIREYERIKESNRSEIDRINRERHVDFVKMLKGFITNQIQTLVLVKSREVLSGCHLDNLRN; this comes from the exons ATGATGGGCGAAGAAGGTCGTAAAGAAGCAATGGAGAGTCTATCTCTTGACGACGATGAGGACGATaacaaatcgacctccaaatccTACTCTAATTACCGAAGTGCCATGACTTCCCTTTCCGATTCCCACCATCCTCTTTCCCCGTCAGTCGTCGCTACACCTGCCGATTCCGATCCCTTGTTAGCTCCTCCTGAAACTTCCTCTATTCAACCCCCTTCTCCTTACGCCGACATCGTTTCCAACCCTCTCGACGCCAGCATTGTTGAAGAACTTAACGGCATCCAAAACCCTAACGACGACTCGAGTAACTCGACAATGCCGGAGATACCTCCCTCTTTAAACTTGGAGTATTTGAATATCACGGTTTCAGATCCGCACAAGGAAATGGAATCGGGGTCAATTGTTCCCGGCAGTAATACTTACGTTACCTACTTAATCACTACCAAAACCAATTTACCCGATTACGTAGGATCCGATTTCAGCGTTCGGAGACGGTTCAAAGATGTGGTTACGTTATCGGATCGATTGAGCGAAGGTTACAGAGGGTATTTCATTCCTCCGAGGCCAGATAAGAGTGTAGTGGAGAGTCAAGTGATGCAAAAGCAAGAGTTCGTGGAGCAGAGAAGATCGGCACTGGAGAAGTACTTGCAGAAGCTTGCATCACATCCGGTGATCAAGAAGAGTGATGAATTGAGAGTGTTTTTGCAGGTGGACGGTAAGCTTCCTTTGCCTACGACCACTGATGTGGCATCTAGGGTTTTGGATGGAGCAGTGAAGTTGCCCAAGCAGTTGTTCGGAGGGGGCTCAGGGGGGAATGTGATTGGCCCGCAGGATGTTGTGCAACCCGCTAAAGGTGGCAGGGATTTGCTGAGGTTGTTCAAGGAGTTGAAGCAGTCTGTTGCGAATGATTGGGGCGGCTCGAAGTCACTTGTGGAGGAGGAGGATAAGGATTTCCTGGAAAAGAAAGAGGGGTTGCAAAATCTTGAGCTGCAACTAAGTAATGCATCAAAACAG GCTGAATTACTCGTGAAAGCTCAGCAAGATATGGGGGAGACGATTGGAGAACTGGGGCTAACATTTATTAAGTTGACGAAATTTGAGAATGAGCGAGCTACGTTGAACTCTCAGAGAGAACGCGCAGCTGATATGAAAAACGTGGCTACTGCGGCTGTTAAAGCTAGCAGATTGTATCGGGAGTTGAATTCACAGACAGTGAAGCATTTG GATATTCTACACGAACACCTGAGTTTAATGCTGGGCATACACCATGCATTTTCAGACCGGTCAAGTGCTTTATTGACAGTGCAGACTCTCATTTCGGAATTGTCTTCCTTAAATTCAAAAGCAGAGAAACTTGAAACAACAACTTCTAAGATATTTGGAGGTGATAAATCAAGAGTTCGAAAGTCGGAAGAGTTAAAAGATGCCATTAGGGTCACTGAAGATGCCAAAAGCTGTGCCATCAGAGAATATGAGCGCATTAAG GAGAGTAATCGAAGTGAGATAGATAGAATAAATAGAGAAAGGCATGTTGACTTTGTGAAGATGTTGAAAGGATTCATAACTAATCAG ATTCAGACATTGGTACTAGTGAAATCTCGAGAGGTGCTTAGCGGATGCCATTTAGACAACTTGAG GAATTAA
- the LOC104238131 gene encoding sorting nexin 2B isoform X1, whose product MMGEEGRKEAMESLSLDDDEDDNKSTSKSYSNYRSAMTSLSDSHHPLSPSVVATPADSDPLLAPPETSSIQPPSPYADIVSNPLDASIVEELNGIQNPNDDSSNSTMPEIPPSLNLEYLNITVSDPHKEMESGSIVPGSNTYVTYLITTKTNLPDYVGSDFSVRRRFKDVVTLSDRLSEGYRGYFIPPRPDKSVVESQVMQKQEFVEQRRSALEKYLQKLASHPVIKKSDELRVFLQVDGKLPLPTTTDVASRVLDGAVKLPKQLFGGGSGGNVIGPQDVVQPAKGGRDLLRLFKELKQSVANDWGGSKSLVEEEDKDFLEKKEGLQNLELQLSNASKQAELLVKAQQDMGETIGELGLTFIKLTKFENERATLNSQRERAADMKNVATAAVKASRLYRELNSQTVKHLDILHEHLSLMLGIHHAFSDRSSALLTVQTLISELSSLNSKAEKLETTTSKIFGGDKSRVRKSEELKDAIRVTEDAKSCAIREYERIKESNRSEIDRINRERHVDFVKMLKGFITNQFCGRMAYFWIVFMAKLRNQFNCNSILAPVAISMNWKVCSASLRVLVLSASDNP is encoded by the exons ATGATGGGCGAAGAAGGTCGTAAAGAAGCAATGGAGAGTCTATCTCTTGACGACGATGAGGACGATaacaaatcgacctccaaatccTACTCTAATTACCGAAGTGCCATGACTTCCCTTTCCGATTCCCACCATCCTCTTTCCCCGTCAGTCGTCGCTACACCTGCCGATTCCGATCCCTTGTTAGCTCCTCCTGAAACTTCCTCTATTCAACCCCCTTCTCCTTACGCCGACATCGTTTCCAACCCTCTCGACGCCAGCATTGTTGAAGAACTTAACGGCATCCAAAACCCTAACGACGACTCGAGTAACTCGACAATGCCGGAGATACCTCCCTCTTTAAACTTGGAGTATTTGAATATCACGGTTTCAGATCCGCACAAGGAAATGGAATCGGGGTCAATTGTTCCCGGCAGTAATACTTACGTTACCTACTTAATCACTACCAAAACCAATTTACCCGATTACGTAGGATCCGATTTCAGCGTTCGGAGACGGTTCAAAGATGTGGTTACGTTATCGGATCGATTGAGCGAAGGTTACAGAGGGTATTTCATTCCTCCGAGGCCAGATAAGAGTGTAGTGGAGAGTCAAGTGATGCAAAAGCAAGAGTTCGTGGAGCAGAGAAGATCGGCACTGGAGAAGTACTTGCAGAAGCTTGCATCACATCCGGTGATCAAGAAGAGTGATGAATTGAGAGTGTTTTTGCAGGTGGACGGTAAGCTTCCTTTGCCTACGACCACTGATGTGGCATCTAGGGTTTTGGATGGAGCAGTGAAGTTGCCCAAGCAGTTGTTCGGAGGGGGCTCAGGGGGGAATGTGATTGGCCCGCAGGATGTTGTGCAACCCGCTAAAGGTGGCAGGGATTTGCTGAGGTTGTTCAAGGAGTTGAAGCAGTCTGTTGCGAATGATTGGGGCGGCTCGAAGTCACTTGTGGAGGAGGAGGATAAGGATTTCCTGGAAAAGAAAGAGGGGTTGCAAAATCTTGAGCTGCAACTAAGTAATGCATCAAAACAG GCTGAATTACTCGTGAAAGCTCAGCAAGATATGGGGGAGACGATTGGAGAACTGGGGCTAACATTTATTAAGTTGACGAAATTTGAGAATGAGCGAGCTACGTTGAACTCTCAGAGAGAACGCGCAGCTGATATGAAAAACGTGGCTACTGCGGCTGTTAAAGCTAGCAGATTGTATCGGGAGTTGAATTCACAGACAGTGAAGCATTTG GATATTCTACACGAACACCTGAGTTTAATGCTGGGCATACACCATGCATTTTCAGACCGGTCAAGTGCTTTATTGACAGTGCAGACTCTCATTTCGGAATTGTCTTCCTTAAATTCAAAAGCAGAGAAACTTGAAACAACAACTTCTAAGATATTTGGAGGTGATAAATCAAGAGTTCGAAAGTCGGAAGAGTTAAAAGATGCCATTAGGGTCACTGAAGATGCCAAAAGCTGTGCCATCAGAGAATATGAGCGCATTAAG GAGAGTAATCGAAGTGAGATAGATAGAATAAATAGAGAAAGGCATGTTGACTTTGTGAAGATGTTGAAAGGATTCATAACTAATCAG TTCTGTGGAAGGATGGCTTATTTCTGGATTGTATTCATGGCCAAATTGAGGAACCAGTTTAATTGTAATTCAATCTTGGCACCGGTCGCTATCTCAATGAACTGGAAAGTGTGCAGTGCTTCCTTGCGGGTGCTTGTCTTGAGCGCGAGTGATAACCCTTAG
- the LOC104238131 gene encoding sorting nexin 2B isoform X2 translates to MMGEEGRKEAMESLSLDDDEDDNKSTSKSYSNYRSAMTSLSDSHHPLSPSVVATPADSDPLLAPPETSSIQPPSPYADIVSNPLDASIVEELNGIQNPNDDSSNSTMPEIPPSLNLEYLNITVSDPHKEMESGSIVPGSNTYVTYLITTKTNLPDYVGSDFSVRRRFKDVVTLSDRLSEGYRGYFIPPRPDKSVVESQVMQKQEFVEQRRSALEKYLQKLASHPVIKKSDELRVFLQVDGKLPLPTTTDVASRVLDGAVKLPKQLFGGGSGGNVIGPQDVVQPAKGGRDLLRLFKELKQSVANDWGGSKSLVEEEDKDFLEKKEGLQNLELQLSNASKQAELLVKAQQDMGETIGELGLTFIKLTKFENERATLNSQRERAADMKNVATAAVKASRLYRELNSQTVKHLDILHEHLSLMLGIHHAFSDRSSALLTVQTLISELSSLNSKAEKLETTTSKIFGGDKSRVRKSEELKDAIRVTEDAKSCAIREYERIKESNRSEIDRINRERHVDFVKMLKGFITNQVAYTERIGQEWSKVAEETSRYSRENA, encoded by the exons ATGATGGGCGAAGAAGGTCGTAAAGAAGCAATGGAGAGTCTATCTCTTGACGACGATGAGGACGATaacaaatcgacctccaaatccTACTCTAATTACCGAAGTGCCATGACTTCCCTTTCCGATTCCCACCATCCTCTTTCCCCGTCAGTCGTCGCTACACCTGCCGATTCCGATCCCTTGTTAGCTCCTCCTGAAACTTCCTCTATTCAACCCCCTTCTCCTTACGCCGACATCGTTTCCAACCCTCTCGACGCCAGCATTGTTGAAGAACTTAACGGCATCCAAAACCCTAACGACGACTCGAGTAACTCGACAATGCCGGAGATACCTCCCTCTTTAAACTTGGAGTATTTGAATATCACGGTTTCAGATCCGCACAAGGAAATGGAATCGGGGTCAATTGTTCCCGGCAGTAATACTTACGTTACCTACTTAATCACTACCAAAACCAATTTACCCGATTACGTAGGATCCGATTTCAGCGTTCGGAGACGGTTCAAAGATGTGGTTACGTTATCGGATCGATTGAGCGAAGGTTACAGAGGGTATTTCATTCCTCCGAGGCCAGATAAGAGTGTAGTGGAGAGTCAAGTGATGCAAAAGCAAGAGTTCGTGGAGCAGAGAAGATCGGCACTGGAGAAGTACTTGCAGAAGCTTGCATCACATCCGGTGATCAAGAAGAGTGATGAATTGAGAGTGTTTTTGCAGGTGGACGGTAAGCTTCCTTTGCCTACGACCACTGATGTGGCATCTAGGGTTTTGGATGGAGCAGTGAAGTTGCCCAAGCAGTTGTTCGGAGGGGGCTCAGGGGGGAATGTGATTGGCCCGCAGGATGTTGTGCAACCCGCTAAAGGTGGCAGGGATTTGCTGAGGTTGTTCAAGGAGTTGAAGCAGTCTGTTGCGAATGATTGGGGCGGCTCGAAGTCACTTGTGGAGGAGGAGGATAAGGATTTCCTGGAAAAGAAAGAGGGGTTGCAAAATCTTGAGCTGCAACTAAGTAATGCATCAAAACAG GCTGAATTACTCGTGAAAGCTCAGCAAGATATGGGGGAGACGATTGGAGAACTGGGGCTAACATTTATTAAGTTGACGAAATTTGAGAATGAGCGAGCTACGTTGAACTCTCAGAGAGAACGCGCAGCTGATATGAAAAACGTGGCTACTGCGGCTGTTAAAGCTAGCAGATTGTATCGGGAGTTGAATTCACAGACAGTGAAGCATTTG GATATTCTACACGAACACCTGAGTTTAATGCTGGGCATACACCATGCATTTTCAGACCGGTCAAGTGCTTTATTGACAGTGCAGACTCTCATTTCGGAATTGTCTTCCTTAAATTCAAAAGCAGAGAAACTTGAAACAACAACTTCTAAGATATTTGGAGGTGATAAATCAAGAGTTCGAAAGTCGGAAGAGTTAAAAGATGCCATTAGGGTCACTGAAGATGCCAAAAGCTGTGCCATCAGAGAATATGAGCGCATTAAG GAGAGTAATCGAAGTGAGATAGATAGAATAAATAGAGAAAGGCATGTTGACTTTGTGAAGATGTTGAAAGGATTCATAACTAATCAG GTGGCTTATACAGAGAGAATTGGACAAGAGTGGTCGAAAGTTGCAGAGGAGACCAGTCGTTATTCAAGAGAGAATGCATAA